The Calliphora vicina chromosome 3, idCalVici1.1, whole genome shotgun sequence genome contains a region encoding:
- the Cpr64Ad gene encoding LOW QUALITY PROTEIN: calphotin (The sequence of the model RefSeq protein was modified relative to this genomic sequence to represent the inferred CDS: substituted 1 base at 1 genomic stop codon), which produces MKSFTAAAVMSTLALSANAGLAPVASAPFAYAASPYAAAPYAAAPFGASPYVAHPYAAAPYAAYAAPAAYSTPFVGKTFAAAPAFAAPAPIYSAAPAPYVAAPVAKTYAAAPFVAKTFAAPAQVVAAAPAPVFAKTVAAPLAAPVAAVAAPVVAKAAFVEPEIVDAHPQYRYAYNVQDALTGDSKTQEETRDGDVVRGSYSLIEADGSRRIVNYYADDISGFNAVVSKELPVAAAPVVAAPAPVVAKTFAAPIVAXAAAVMSTLALSANAGLAPVAQAPFAYAASPYAAAPFAASPYVAHPYAAAPYAAYAAPAAYSTPFVGKTFAAAPAFAAPAPIYSAAPAPYVAAPVAKTYAAAPFVAKTFAAPLAAPAPVVAAAPAPVFAKTFAAPVAAPVVAKAAFVEPEIVDAHPQYRYAYNVQDALTGDSKTQEETRDGDVVRGSYSLIEADGSRRIVNYYADDISGFNAVVSKELPVAAAPVVAAPAPVVAKTFAAPIVA; this is translated from the exons ATGAAATCCTTCACC gCTGCTGCTGTTATGTCCACTTTGGCTCTCTCTGCCAATGCCGGTTTGGCTCCCGTTGCCTCAGCACCTTTCGCATATGCTGCTTCTCCTTATGCTGCTGCTCCCTATGCTGCTGCTCCTTTCGGCGCTTCACCCTATGTAGCTCATCCTTATGCTGCCGCTCCCTATGCTGCATACGCTGCCCCAGCTGCCTACTCTACTCCCTTTGTAGGCAAGACCTTCGCTGCTGCTCCAGCTTTCGCTGCCCCAGCACCCATCTACTCTGCTGCTCCAGCTCCCTATGTAGCCGCCCCTGTTGCTAAGACTTATGCTGCTGCTCCTTTCGTAGCCAAGACTTTCGCCGCCCCAGCTCAAGTTGTAGCTGCTGCCCCAGCTCCAGTTTTCGCTAAGACTGTTGCTGCTCCTTTGGCCGCCCCCGTTGCTGCCGTAGCTGCTCCCGTTGTAGCCAAGGCTGCTTTCGTTGAACCCGAAATTGTTGATGCTCATCCTCAATACAGATACGCCTACAATGTTCAAGATGCTTTGACCGGTGACTCCAAGACCCAAGAAGAAACCCGTGATGGTGATGTAGTCCGTGGCTCATACTCCCTCATTGAAGCCGATGGTTCCCGTCGTATTGTCAACTACTACGCTGACGATATCAGCGGTTTCAACGCTGTTGTCTCCAAGGAATTGCCCGTAGCTGCTGCTCCCGTCGTAGCTGCCCCAGCTCCCGTTGTCGCCAAAACCTTTGCCGCTCCCATTGTTGCCTAA gCTGCTGCTGTTATGTCCACCTTGGCTCTTTCTGCCAATGCCGGTTTGGCTCCCGTTGCCCAAGCACCTTTCGCCTATGCTGCCTCTCCTTATGCTGCTGCTCCTTTCGCCGCTTCTCCCTATGTAGCTCATCCTTATGCTGCTGCTCCCTATGCTGCCTACGCTGCCCCAGCTGCCTACTCTACCCCCTTTGTAGGTAAGACCTTCGCAGCTGCTCCAGCTTTCGCCGCCCCAGCTCCCATCTACTCTGCTGCTCCAGCTCCCTATGTTGCCGCCCCTGTTGCTAAGACTTATGCTGCTGCTCCTTTCGTAGCCAAGACTTTCGCTGCTCCTTTGGCTGCCCCAGCCCCAGTTGTAGCTGCTGCCCCAGCTCCAGTTTTCGCTAAGACCTTTGCCGCCCCCGTTGCTGCTCCCGTCGTAGCCAAGGCTGCTTTCGTAGAACCCGAAATTGTTGATGCTCATCCTCAATACAGATACGCCTACAATGTTCAAGATGCTTTGACCGGTGACTCCAAGACCCAAGAAGAAACCCGTGATGGTGATGTAGTCCGTGGCTCATACTCCCTCATTGAAGCCGATGGTTCCCGTCGTATTGTCAACTACTACGCTGACGATATCAGCGGTTTCAACGCTGTTGTCTCCAAGGAATTGCCCGTAGCTGCTGCTCCCGTCGTTGCTGCCCCAGCTCCCGTTGTAGCCAAAACCTTTGCCGCTCCCATTGTTGCCTAA